Proteins encoded by one window of Streptomyces uncialis:
- a CDS encoding MMPL family transporter, which produces MARWCYRHRLVVLVLWVGVLFGLGTAGSSAGTDYSNDFSLPGTDSAQAYDLLEKAFPDSAGDAGTVVWRVDDGSVRDDGVRSRIEPALREIAAMKGIGAVAGPYGDDPAAVARISDDGRTAFAEVSFTEQANSVPTELAQNVVDTAQNVVDTARGAGVDGLEVEVGGQAIARIQQPHAGTSELVGIVAAAVVLFLAFGSLFAMLLPIVVAVFGVGTGMLGTMLLSHGTPIPDLAPLLGSLIGLGVGIDYALFIVTRHRRGLLRGDATEESAVAALDTSGRAVVFAGATVCIALAGMLVTNLRFLDGVVIAASLTVVLSVLAAVTLLPALLGFIGTRVLGRRQRRALAVDGPERSEPSGLAARWSVRVERRPKAIAAVALVVMAALAVPVLSMRLGATDQGNHQEDLTTRQAYDILADGFGPGFNGPLVVVAQGAEPAALERLVSGVQADEGVARAALAPPANGVSVVRIVPTTSPQSVETDRLIDRLRGDLLPDAGVEGHVGGVTAVFKDFAAQTADRLPYFVGTIIGLGFVLLMIAFRSLVVPLTAALMNLVAAAASFGVLVAIFQWGWGTELIGVGKEGPISAFLPVIMLSLLFGLSMDYQVFLVSRMHEEWVHTGDNARAVRVGLAETSRVINCAALIMICVFSAFVLSGDMEGAVAGVGLAVAVAVDAFVLRTALVPAVMHLLGRANWWLPAWLERRLPHLAVEAPEAPVREAGREAAGALAKGGAVLHGFIRTTEGGPVAGATVTLRSVEGDRLDRVTSPADGSYILAAPAPGPYLLVTGAEGLGERTLRVMVPAAPMVHDVELAGEGVRG; this is translated from the coding sequence TTGGCGCGCTGGTGCTACCGGCACCGGCTGGTGGTCCTGGTGCTGTGGGTGGGGGTGCTGTTCGGCCTCGGTACGGCGGGTTCCTCCGCCGGAACCGACTATTCCAACGACTTCTCCCTGCCCGGTACCGACTCCGCGCAGGCGTACGACCTGTTGGAGAAGGCGTTCCCGGACAGTGCCGGGGACGCGGGCACGGTGGTGTGGCGGGTCGACGACGGCTCGGTGCGCGACGACGGCGTACGGTCGCGGATCGAACCCGCGCTGCGTGAGATCGCCGCGATGAAGGGCATCGGCGCGGTAGCCGGTCCGTACGGGGACGATCCCGCGGCCGTCGCGCGGATCAGCGACGACGGCCGGACGGCCTTCGCGGAGGTCAGCTTCACCGAGCAGGCGAACTCCGTGCCGACGGAACTCGCGCAGAACGTGGTGGACACCGCGCAGAACGTGGTGGACACGGCGCGGGGCGCGGGCGTCGACGGGCTGGAGGTCGAGGTCGGCGGCCAGGCCATCGCCCGTATCCAGCAGCCGCACGCCGGGACCTCGGAACTCGTCGGCATCGTGGCAGCCGCCGTCGTGCTGTTCCTCGCGTTCGGCTCGCTGTTCGCGATGCTGCTGCCCATCGTCGTCGCCGTGTTCGGTGTCGGTACGGGGATGCTCGGCACGATGCTGCTGAGCCACGGCACCCCGATCCCGGACCTGGCCCCGCTGCTGGGCTCGCTGATCGGGCTCGGGGTGGGTATCGACTACGCGCTGTTCATCGTGACCCGGCACCGGCGGGGTCTGCTGCGCGGCGACGCGACCGAGGAGTCGGCCGTCGCGGCGCTGGACACCTCGGGGCGGGCCGTCGTCTTCGCGGGCGCCACGGTCTGCATCGCGCTCGCGGGCATGCTCGTCACGAATCTGCGGTTCCTCGACGGGGTCGTCATCGCCGCGTCCCTGACGGTGGTCCTCAGCGTGCTCGCCGCGGTGACGCTGCTGCCCGCGCTGCTCGGGTTCATCGGCACACGCGTGCTCGGCCGCCGTCAGCGGCGCGCGCTCGCGGTGGACGGTCCGGAGCGGTCGGAGCCGAGCGGACTCGCCGCGCGCTGGTCGGTGCGGGTGGAGCGGCGGCCGAAGGCCATCGCGGCGGTCGCACTGGTGGTGATGGCCGCGCTGGCCGTACCGGTCCTGTCGATGCGGCTCGGCGCCACCGACCAGGGCAACCACCAGGAGGATCTGACCACCCGGCAGGCGTACGACATCCTGGCGGACGGTTTCGGGCCGGGCTTCAACGGTCCGCTGGTCGTTGTCGCGCAGGGCGCCGAACCGGCCGCGCTGGAACGGCTGGTGAGCGGTGTCCAGGCCGACGAAGGGGTGGCGCGGGCCGCTCTCGCGCCGCCCGCGAACGGGGTGTCCGTCGTCCGGATCGTCCCCACCACGTCACCGCAGTCCGTGGAGACCGACCGGCTGATCGACCGGCTGCGCGGGGATCTGCTGCCCGACGCGGGTGTGGAGGGCCATGTCGGCGGGGTCACGGCGGTGTTCAAGGACTTCGCCGCGCAGACGGCCGACCGGCTGCCGTACTTCGTCGGGACGATCATCGGCCTGGGCTTCGTCCTGCTGATGATCGCGTTCCGTTCGCTCGTCGTCCCGCTGACGGCGGCCCTGATGAACCTCGTCGCGGCGGCGGCCTCGTTCGGGGTGCTGGTCGCGATCTTCCAGTGGGGCTGGGGCACCGAGCTGATCGGGGTCGGCAAGGAGGGCCCGATCAGCGCGTTCCTGCCCGTCATCATGCTGTCGCTGCTGTTCGGGCTGTCGATGGACTACCAGGTGTTCCTGGTCAGCCGGATGCACGAGGAGTGGGTGCACACCGGGGACAACGCGCGAGCGGTCCGGGTGGGGCTCGCCGAGACCAGCCGCGTCATCAACTGCGCCGCGCTCATCATGATCTGCGTCTTCTCCGCGTTCGTGCTGAGCGGGGACATGGAGGGTGCGGTCGCGGGCGTGGGGCTCGCGGTGGCGGTCGCCGTGGACGCGTTCGTCCTGCGGACGGCGCTGGTCCCGGCCGTGATGCATCTGCTGGGCCGGGCCAACTGGTGGCTGCCCGCGTGGCTGGAACGGCGCCTTCCGCATCTGGCGGTCGAAGCGCCGGAGGCCCCCGTACGGGAGGCGGGGCGTGAGGCGGCCGGAGCGCTCGCGAAGGGCGGCGCGGTGCTCCACGGGTTCATCCGTACGACGGAGGGCGGACCCGTCGCGGGGGCGACGGTGACCCTCCGCTCGGTCGAGGGCGACCGGCTGGACCGGGTGACCTCGCCGGCGGACGGCTCGTACATCCTCGCGGCCCCGGCCCCCGGCCCGTATCTGCTGGTCACGGGCGCGGAGGGACTCGGGGAACGGACCCTGCGGGTCATGGTGCCCGCAGCCCCGATGGTCCACGACGTGGAACTGGCGGGGGAGGGGGTACGGGGGTGA
- a CDS encoding TetR family transcriptional regulator, giving the protein MLETALRLFQERGYDKTTMRAIAKEAGVSVGNAYYYFDGKEHLIQGVYDRISVEHARAVRPILDRETDFEARLAGVLTAWVDISEPYHEFAAQFFKNAADPESPLSPFSPESEGARDAAIDVHREVLAGSKAKVPDDLADIVPEMLWLAQMGLVLYWVFDRSEGHERSRKLARRGARLTARGVSLARFRVLRPLVREVYELFADFRPEAERDTRPEPGEPEPADGTGSR; this is encoded by the coding sequence ATCCTGGAGACCGCGCTCCGGCTGTTCCAGGAGCGCGGCTACGACAAGACGACGATGCGGGCCATCGCCAAGGAGGCGGGCGTCTCCGTCGGCAACGCGTACTACTACTTCGACGGCAAGGAACACCTGATCCAGGGGGTCTACGACCGGATCTCCGTCGAGCACGCGAGAGCGGTGCGCCCGATCCTCGACAGGGAGACGGACTTCGAGGCCCGGCTGGCCGGGGTGCTCACCGCCTGGGTGGACATCTCGGAGCCATACCACGAGTTCGCCGCGCAGTTCTTCAAGAACGCGGCCGACCCCGAGAGCCCGCTCAGCCCCTTCTCACCGGAGTCCGAGGGCGCCCGGGACGCGGCGATCGACGTGCACCGGGAGGTACTCGCCGGATCGAAGGCGAAGGTGCCGGACGACCTCGCCGACATCGTCCCCGAGATGTTGTGGCTCGCCCAGATGGGACTGGTCCTGTACTGGGTCTTCGACCGCTCCGAGGGGCACGAGCGGAGCCGCAAGCTGGCCCGGCGCGGGGCCAGGCTCACCGCCCGGGGCGTGTCGCTGGCCCGGTTCCGGGTACTGCGCCCACTGGTCCGCGAGGTGTACGAACTGTTCGCCGACTTCCGTCCCGAGGCCGAGCGCGACACGCGGCCCGAGCCCGGGGAGCCGGAGCCCGCGGACGGGACCGGCAGCCGATAG
- a CDS encoding response regulator transcription factor, producing MLVVEDEPSIADVLSIALRYHGFEVSTAATVRQARYLVERVRPDAVLLDVMLPDGDGRELGRELRTAQPETAIVFLTARDAPAEIVGALGVGDDYITKPFHIDEVVARITAVLRRTRPADVLPRRPPLRHGDLELDETTYSVRRAGRSTQLTPTEYALLRFLVRNAGQIVPKEQLLRHVWQYEHAAESTVVETYISYLRRKLNALGPPLITTRRGVGYGLV from the coding sequence GTGCTCGTCGTCGAGGACGAGCCGAGCATCGCCGACGTCCTGTCCATCGCCCTGCGCTACCACGGCTTCGAGGTGTCCACCGCGGCCACCGTCCGCCAGGCCCGGTACCTCGTCGAGCGGGTCCGCCCGGACGCCGTGCTCCTCGATGTGATGCTCCCCGACGGCGACGGCCGCGAGCTCGGACGGGAACTGCGCACCGCGCAACCGGAGACGGCGATCGTCTTCCTCACCGCCCGGGACGCGCCCGCCGAGATCGTCGGTGCCCTCGGCGTCGGCGACGACTACATCACCAAACCGTTCCACATCGACGAGGTGGTCGCCCGGATCACCGCCGTCCTGCGCCGCACCCGCCCCGCCGACGTCCTCCCCCGCCGCCCGCCGCTGCGCCACGGCGACCTGGAGCTCGACGAGACGACATACAGCGTCCGCCGCGCCGGCCGCAGCACTCAGCTCACCCCCACCGAGTACGCGCTGCTGCGCTTCCTCGTCCGCAACGCCGGGCAGATCGTCCCGAAGGAACAGCTCCTGCGTCATGTGTGGCAGTACGAGCACGCGGCCGAGTCGACCGTGGTGGAGACGTACATCAGCTATCTGCGCCGCAAACTCAACGCGCTGGGGCCGCCGTTGATCACGACCCGGCGCGGGGTCGGCTACGGGCTCGTCTGA
- a CDS encoding sensor histidine kinase, producing the protein MVSRAYRRHRPHRGARSLRAKLTLLNVGLLALGIVVASAVSMMGMRHFFLDSIDDQLHATRSALQHSRLTLQQIETLSELGIALDQLSPKGDQPGALPHSNSLFVALDTTGGPIRVAALEPTGRQRALAAAVDDAAGLAREARVQDVTLDGEPHRAVAAMLDDGTTVLLAASTEAVHANIRKALRADLGLSAVLLGLLAVLTMIGARHRLRPLEDMVETASAIADGDLTRRVPSSKHPATEVEQLRLALNSMLQQVETAYLTRERSAEQLRRFVADASHELRTPLSAIRGYLQLYEKGMLIAPGERARAWTRINSEVDRMHHLVDELLTLARLDQRPELRLRNVDLCALAREAAADLRVQQPERPVTVAADGVLLVYADESGLRQVLGNLVGNVRVHTPASTAVTLTVERVDSVVRLSVADRGPGLAEEDVSRVFDRFFRAGGGAGGGSGSGTGGGAGSGLGGGTGGGAGSGLGMAIVRGVVEAHGGHVTVQPRPNGGLTVLVSLPVQGAAR; encoded by the coding sequence ATGGTCTCTCGCGCGTACCGGCGCCACCGGCCGCACCGCGGGGCACGGTCCCTGCGCGCCAAGCTGACCCTGCTCAACGTCGGACTGCTCGCCCTCGGGATCGTCGTCGCGAGCGCCGTGAGCATGATGGGGATGCGGCACTTCTTCCTCGACAGCATCGACGACCAGCTGCACGCCACCCGCTCCGCCCTCCAGCACTCCCGGCTCACCCTCCAGCAGATCGAGACCCTCAGCGAACTGGGCATCGCCCTCGACCAGCTCTCCCCGAAGGGCGACCAGCCGGGTGCGCTGCCCCACTCGAACTCCCTGTTCGTGGCACTGGACACGACCGGCGGACCCATCCGGGTGGCGGCCCTGGAGCCCACCGGGCGCCAACGCGCCCTCGCCGCCGCGGTCGACGACGCCGCGGGCCTCGCCCGCGAAGCCCGGGTCCAGGACGTGACACTGGACGGCGAGCCGCACCGCGCGGTCGCCGCCATGCTCGACGACGGGACGACGGTGCTGCTGGCCGCGTCGACCGAGGCCGTGCACGCCAACATCCGCAAGGCCCTACGGGCCGATCTCGGGCTCAGCGCGGTGCTGCTGGGTCTGCTCGCGGTGCTCACGATGATCGGCGCGCGCCACCGGCTGCGTCCGCTGGAGGACATGGTCGAGACCGCGTCCGCGATCGCCGACGGCGATCTGACCCGCCGGGTCCCGTCCAGCAAGCATCCGGCCACGGAGGTCGAACAGCTGCGGCTCGCGCTCAACTCCATGCTCCAGCAGGTCGAGACCGCGTATCTGACCCGGGAGCGCAGCGCGGAGCAGCTGCGACGGTTCGTCGCGGACGCCTCGCACGAGCTGCGCACCCCGCTGTCCGCGATCCGCGGCTATCTCCAGCTCTACGAGAAGGGGATGCTGATCGCCCCCGGTGAACGCGCCCGGGCCTGGACCAGGATCAACTCCGAGGTGGACCGGATGCACCACCTGGTGGACGAACTGCTCACCCTCGCCCGCCTGGACCAGCGGCCCGAGCTACGGCTGCGCAACGTCGACCTGTGCGCCCTGGCCCGCGAGGCCGCGGCGGACCTCCGGGTGCAGCAACCCGAGCGGCCCGTGACGGTAGCGGCCGACGGGGTGCTGCTGGTGTACGCGGACGAGTCCGGGTTGCGTCAGGTGCTGGGGAACCTGGTCGGGAACGTCCGCGTGCACACGCCCGCCTCCACGGCGGTCACGCTGACGGTGGAACGGGTGGACTCCGTGGTCCGGCTCTCGGTGGCGGACCGTGGCCCGGGGCTGGCCGAGGAGGACGTGTCCCGGGTGTTCGACCGCTTCTTCCGCGCGGGCGGTGGCGCGGGCGGTGGCAGTGGCAGTGGCACGGGCGGAGGCGCGGGCAGCGGCCTGGGCGGAGGCACGGGCGGAGGCGCGGGCAGCGGCCTGGGAATGGCCATCGTCCGCGGGGTCGTCGAGGCACACGGAGGCCACGTGACGGTACAGCCCCGCCCGAACGGCGGCCTCACGGTACTGGTGTCCCTCCCGGTGCAAGGCGCGGCCCGGTAG
- a CDS encoding metallophosphoesterase produces the protein MVAEARTGAGASAGTGSLRTAEAVTSSDGNLSVAHPDTAGVTLVGHAPSTGHAPSTGHASATGPASVAGSASGTEPTELTGSADGTGHVGRDGPTGSVGSAGPTGSTELIEGSDRAETVGRSRAAEGVQPVEVTQLVGADRAAGVGGTATAGPSRRLFVSRLVAGTALAAATATVGAGAYGVLNGPKVKRVTVPLAKLPRSAHGFRIAVVSDIHLGPILGRSFAERVVRTINSTQPDLIAIVGDLVDGDVADLGPAAEPLARLRARHGTYFVTGNHEYFSGAEQWVDEVRDLGLHPMENVRTELPGFDLAGVNDLAGEGEGDGPDFERALGGRDTARASVLLAHQPIVIHDAVRHGVDLQLSGHTHGGQLWPVSYLAGLQNPTLAGLERYGDTQLYVTRGAGAWGPPVRVGAESDITVVELASKQA, from the coding sequence GTGGTGGCCGAGGCCAGGACCGGAGCGGGTGCCTCCGCCGGTACGGGGTCCCTGCGTACGGCGGAGGCCGTGACCTCTTCGGACGGGAATCTCTCCGTCGCTCACCCCGATACGGCCGGCGTCACTCTCGTCGGCCACGCCCCGTCCACCGGCCACGCCCCGTCCACCGGCCACGCCTCGGCTACTGGACCTGCCTCGGTCGCCGGTTCTGCCTCGGGTACAGAGCCCACCGAGCTCACCGGATCCGCTGATGGCACCGGACATGTCGGCCGCGACGGGCCGACCGGGTCAGTCGGGTCGGCCGGGCCGACCGGGTCCACCGAGCTGATCGAGGGTTCTGACCGCGCCGAGACTGTTGGCCGGAGCCGGGCCGCCGAGGGGGTCCAGCCGGTGGAGGTGACCCAGCTCGTCGGGGCAGACCGGGCCGCTGGGGTCGGCGGGACCGCGACGGCGGGGCCGTCGCGGCGGTTGTTCGTCTCGCGGCTGGTCGCGGGTACCGCGCTCGCCGCGGCGACGGCCACCGTGGGTGCGGGCGCGTACGGGGTGCTCAACGGGCCCAAGGTGAAGCGGGTGACCGTGCCGCTCGCCAAGCTGCCGCGGTCCGCGCACGGCTTCCGGATAGCCGTGGTCAGCGACATCCACCTCGGTCCGATCCTGGGCCGTTCCTTCGCCGAGCGGGTGGTGCGGACGATCAACTCCACGCAGCCCGATCTCATCGCCATTGTCGGGGACCTGGTCGACGGGGATGTGGCGGACCTGGGGCCGGCCGCCGAGCCGCTGGCGCGGTTGCGGGCCAGACATGGGACGTACTTCGTCACGGGAAACCATGAGTACTTCTCGGGTGCGGAGCAGTGGGTGGACGAGGTCCGGGACCTGGGCCTTCACCCGATGGAGAACGTCCGTACGGAGCTGCCCGGGTTCGATCTCGCAGGGGTCAACGACCTGGCGGGGGAGGGCGAGGGGGACGGGCCCGACTTCGAGCGGGCTCTCGGGGGCCGCGACACCGCACGGGCCTCGGTCCTGCTCGCGCATCAGCCGATCGTGATCCATGACGCCGTACGTCACGGGGTGGACCTCCAGCTCTCCGGGCATACGCACGGCGGACAGCTGTGGCCGGTGAGCTATCTCGCCGGACTCCAGAATCCGACCCTGGCGGGGCTGGAGCGTTACGGGGACACCCAGCTCTATGTCACTCGGGGTGCCGGGGCCTGGGGGCCGCCCGTGCGGGTCGGGGCGGAGTCGGACATCACCGTGGTGGAACTCGCTTCGAAACAGGCGTGA
- a CDS encoding FG-GAP repeat domain-containing protein — MTRTTRTPRAWLRPRDRPGTPGARAPGRATTAAVLAAAVVASGLAYTALRPDDSPPDRDGPGTAARKPAAAPVTEPDAAAEAARTGRKTEATAARTANSRTWARPDGLMATQFHSAAVHARSGDSWLPIDLDLRRTGHGWEPTLSNTRLVFSAGSRSGGSPAAGPPVAGSPAAGSPAAGSSAIGSSATGGQRSGSADRASRTAPRGPLQHAVPRQGPGQAPANTASANPLATMYVGTHTIQLTWPGTVPVPVIDGNRALYPEIFPGADLVLTADDIGFAPVLVLKNRQAAAHPLAQRLDYGLSSETLSFRLDPLSGVVSAHDADGEETALSPSPLMWDSSGLPAVTDGEVGASAQPTEAETSGPADPGPTVPEQSPSPSELPPESDEQADPEGEVLPTATDGPQTEPAEPVLPTAPAEPTPEPSRTGTTETLGLPSLNGPAPDSRGEVIESDLGEASWTLTPDQEFLADPATTYPVFVDPAFTKPTVSWTTAYSRHPNATFYNGKGFNKGGTHEARVGYESDTWGTSRSFFNIGLGGRLDGVQIKSAVLITLSTYSWSCSPRSMSVHLTSEVNGRTNWRNAPKLHDGNKQVTRSFANGYKAACPDKHVNFSLRAAVQKRVDAGDDDTITFGMRARDENSQYAWKKFRAVNGGPVLEIVYNRRPDTPTHLDLGPEAKCTTTKPYVAVGADAVTLTARASDKDGNLDYLDFDLWPTGSWDNGGDRLGSAGRIDVGGDRDAALRTTSAHSIKNFASGTVFSWRVRAVDDAKATSSYTPAQTPCRFVYDKNAPKPPRVSSTDFPNADSAENGFGNDGEDSNWSVKKFGTPGTFTVRALNSDVVRYEYGFNSEVYTGSVNRTAGSSTSTGATISNAKPPAAGPNVLYVRVIDQAGNVSQPTKYFFYVTPRDQADAAGDFSGDRLPDMMVVTEGGNLALYPSQGHSDQVERGTGDLDYSMSGAYRANPDKDPNGDDKPPYVPAASGHFKGALITHNGDLYGGDGLQDLVVRVGGRLWVYPGDGYGAVNIDRRREILLPGNAPSPASFTQIVAAGDVTGDGRTDFFVTVGDALWVFTGYHGATVEQATRLTSAPWLERDIVSGHDVSGDGVADLVYRSDVGKLRLRKGKPATGGGTDLVSLASEANSLGGVDTVYGSANWTVASVPFVMGTPDADGDSVPDIWAVRSDGSVRFHPGSRTALTGDGGMMIVPNSRWRTRIAVG, encoded by the coding sequence ATGACGCGTACGACGCGCACACCTCGCGCATGGCTCCGCCCGCGCGACCGGCCCGGCACACCCGGCGCCCGGGCCCCGGGCCGGGCCACCACCGCCGCCGTGCTGGCGGCCGCGGTCGTCGCGAGCGGTCTCGCGTACACCGCTCTGCGCCCCGACGATTCCCCGCCGGACCGTGACGGCCCCGGCACCGCCGCGCGCAAGCCCGCCGCCGCCCCGGTGACGGAGCCCGACGCGGCGGCCGAGGCCGCGCGCACGGGACGGAAGACCGAGGCCACCGCGGCGCGGACGGCCAACTCCCGTACATGGGCCCGGCCGGACGGGCTGATGGCCACGCAGTTCCACTCGGCAGCCGTGCACGCCAGATCGGGCGACAGCTGGCTCCCGATCGACCTCGATCTGCGGCGCACCGGCCACGGCTGGGAGCCCACCCTCTCCAACACGCGACTCGTCTTCTCGGCGGGTTCACGGTCCGGAGGCTCACCGGCCGCGGGCCCACCGGTCGCAGGTTCACCGGCTGCGGGCTCACCGGCCGCGGGCTCTTCTGCCATAGGCTCTTCTGCCACAGGCGGACAGCGGAGCGGGTCCGCCGACCGGGCGTCCAGGACCGCGCCGCGCGGCCCGCTCCAGCACGCCGTCCCCCGGCAGGGCCCCGGGCAGGCGCCCGCGAACACCGCCTCCGCCAACCCGCTCGCCACGATGTACGTCGGGACGCACACGATCCAACTCACCTGGCCCGGCACCGTGCCCGTGCCCGTCATCGACGGCAACCGCGCCCTGTACCCGGAGATCTTCCCGGGCGCCGATCTGGTGCTGACCGCCGACGACATCGGCTTCGCCCCCGTCCTGGTGCTCAAGAACCGCCAGGCCGCGGCCCATCCGCTCGCGCAACGACTCGACTACGGACTCAGCTCGGAGACGCTCTCGTTCCGGCTCGACCCCCTGTCGGGCGTCGTCAGCGCACACGACGCGGACGGCGAGGAAACCGCCCTCTCCCCCTCCCCCCTGATGTGGGACAGCAGCGGACTGCCCGCGGTCACCGACGGCGAGGTGGGGGCCAGCGCCCAGCCGACCGAAGCGGAGACGTCCGGACCGGCGGACCCCGGCCCCACCGTGCCGGAGCAGAGCCCGAGCCCCTCGGAACTGCCGCCCGAATCCGACGAGCAGGCCGACCCTGAAGGGGAGGTCCTGCCGACCGCGACGGACGGTCCGCAGACCGAGCCCGCAGAGCCGGTACTGCCGACCGCCCCGGCCGAGCCGACCCCCGAACCCTCCCGGACGGGCACCACCGAGACCCTCGGTCTGCCGTCCCTGAACGGACCCGCGCCCGACTCCCGCGGCGAGGTGATCGAGTCGGACCTCGGCGAAGCGTCCTGGACCCTGACACCGGACCAGGAGTTCCTTGCGGACCCGGCCACGACCTATCCCGTCTTCGTCGACCCGGCCTTCACCAAGCCGACCGTGAGCTGGACCACCGCCTACAGCAGGCACCCCAACGCCACGTTCTACAACGGCAAGGGATTCAACAAGGGCGGCACGCACGAGGCCCGCGTCGGCTACGAATCCGACACCTGGGGCACCTCCCGCTCGTTCTTCAACATCGGCCTGGGCGGCCGGCTGGACGGCGTCCAGATCAAGAGCGCCGTGCTGATCACCCTGTCGACCTACTCCTGGTCGTGCAGCCCACGGTCGATGAGCGTCCATCTCACGAGCGAGGTCAACGGCCGCACCAACTGGCGCAACGCCCCGAAACTGCACGACGGCAACAAACAGGTGACCCGCAGCTTCGCGAACGGATACAAGGCCGCCTGCCCGGACAAGCATGTGAACTTCAGTCTGCGCGCCGCCGTGCAGAAGCGCGTCGACGCCGGCGACGACGACACCATCACGTTCGGGATGCGGGCCCGTGACGAGAACTCCCAGTACGCCTGGAAGAAATTCCGGGCCGTCAACGGCGGGCCGGTTCTGGAGATCGTCTACAACCGCCGGCCCGACACCCCCACCCACCTCGACCTGGGCCCCGAGGCCAAGTGCACCACCACAAAGCCGTACGTCGCGGTCGGCGCGGACGCCGTGACCCTCACCGCCAGGGCATCCGACAAGGACGGCAATCTCGACTACCTCGACTTCGACCTCTGGCCCACGGGCAGCTGGGACAACGGCGGTGACCGCCTCGGCTCGGCCGGCAGGATCGACGTCGGCGGTGACCGCGACGCGGCGCTGCGCACCACCAGCGCCCACTCCATCAAGAACTTCGCCAGCGGCACCGTGTTCTCCTGGCGTGTGCGGGCCGTCGACGACGCGAAGGCGACCTCTTCCTACACACCCGCACAGACCCCGTGCCGGTTCGTCTACGACAAGAACGCGCCCAAGCCTCCCCGGGTGAGCTCCACCGACTTCCCGAACGCGGACAGCGCGGAGAACGGGTTCGGCAACGACGGCGAGGACAGCAACTGGTCGGTGAAGAAGTTCGGCACGCCCGGCACGTTCACCGTCCGCGCCCTCAACAGCGACGTCGTGCGCTACGAGTACGGGTTCAACTCGGAGGTCTACACCGGATCGGTGAACCGGACCGCCGGGTCCAGCACCAGCACCGGCGCGACCATCTCCAACGCCAAGCCACCGGCCGCCGGCCCGAACGTCCTCTATGTCCGGGTGATCGACCAGGCGGGCAACGTCTCCCAGCCCACGAAGTACTTCTTCTATGTGACACCCCGCGACCAGGCCGACGCCGCCGGGGACTTCTCCGGTGACAGGCTGCCCGACATGATGGTCGTCACCGAAGGAGGCAACCTCGCGCTCTACCCGTCCCAGGGACACAGCGACCAGGTCGAGCGCGGCACCGGGGACCTCGACTACTCGATGTCCGGGGCCTACCGGGCCAACCCGGACAAGGACCCCAACGGGGACGACAAGCCGCCCTACGTCCCCGCCGCGTCAGGACACTTCAAGGGTGCGCTGATCACCCACAACGGGGACCTGTACGGCGGGGACGGTCTCCAGGACCTGGTGGTGAGGGTCGGGGGCCGCCTGTGGGTCTACCCGGGCGACGGGTACGGCGCCGTCAACATCGACCGGCGGCGCGAGATCCTGCTCCCGGGAAACGCGCCCTCACCCGCGTCGTTCACCCAGATCGTGGCCGCCGGTGATGTGACGGGAGACGGCCGGACCGACTTCTTCGTCACCGTCGGCGACGCCCTGTGGGTGTTCACCGGGTACCACGGAGCGACCGTCGAGCAGGCGACCCGACTGACCTCCGCGCCCTGGCTGGAACGGGACATCGTCTCCGGGCACGACGTCAGCGGCGACGGGGTCGCGGACCTGGTCTACCGGTCCGACGTCGGCAAGCTGCGGCTCCGCAAGGGCAAACCCGCCACCGGCGGCGGGACGGACCTCGTCTCCCTCGCCAGCGAGGCGAACTCCCTGGGCGGGGTGGACACGGTCTATGGCTCGGCCAACTGGACGGTCGCGAGTGTGCCGTTCGTGATGGGCACACCGGACGCCGACGGGGACTCCGTCCCGGACATCTGGGCGGTGCGCTCCGACGGGTCCGTGCGGTTCCACCCCGGCTCGCGGACGGCGCTGACCGGGGACGGAGGAATGATGATCGTGCCCAACAGCCGCTGGAGGACACGGATCGCCGTGGGATGA
- a CDS encoding ATP-binding protein: MSRRNVFRLPRHPASVALARRRVHDHLIAWGRTEGDGSLDDTVLLISELATNSVRYGPGSEGEFEVAVTVLADGACFIEVTDASGQSPRIRGAGTWYEEGGRGLRLVETLTEAWGVWHRGCGGTTVWALVPVTPTPLPGGTPAP, translated from the coding sequence GTGTCGCGTCGCAATGTCTTCCGCCTCCCGCGTCATCCCGCGTCCGTGGCCCTCGCCCGGCGGCGCGTGCATGACCATCTGATCGCGTGGGGACGTACCGAGGGTGACGGTTCGCTGGACGACACGGTGTTGCTGATCTCGGAGCTCGCCACCAACTCGGTTCGATACGGACCTGGTTCTGAGGGGGAGTTCGAGGTCGCCGTCACGGTTCTCGCGGACGGCGCGTGCTTCATCGAGGTCACCGATGCGAGTGGGCAGAGTCCTCGAATACGGGGGGCGGGCACCTGGTACGAGGAGGGTGGGCGCGGGCTGCGGCTGGTGGAGACGCTTACCGAGGCGTGGGGCGTCTGGCATCGGGGATGCGGTGGCACGACGGTGTGGGCCCTGGTGCCCGTGACGCCCACACCTCTGCCAGGGGGCACCCCCGCCCCGTGA